The following are encoded together in the Hemicordylus capensis ecotype Gifberg chromosome 4, rHemCap1.1.pri, whole genome shotgun sequence genome:
- the LOC128353042 gene encoding endogenous retroviral envelope protein HEMO-like → MYLFWCLSCYFLCTWSIQHPHAPLLQTLADIANLNDCWLCSHMASTEGDILNVVAIPVTLGWWITYPQTTEQPQYFSNYTTYWSWGKHRETIHFQGRSISYNRYGYTKRETLNRNALGIPDIKLSSHGLHPICIENRNGTGKFLGVSPYHSCTHIVSFNSMDGTWFSQHRENELECFHIPLDLGIPTSLREFLFLNFTDSEWITVSKALNLYNSSIYLTKGLGLCQQANQIDHVCEGSSFNTHTPWLDIWVTIACAYPEKVSKTWKHLFSNTGKDIVDLCSHYVNLPRSGNNLIVALPAGLYWVCGNRAYRALPPGWTGRCAPAHLAPTIYVKPSLNASQVLNLGSLLHRTRRQAKINYVPNPLATRNTKFHQWTRTILPRLGVNQLEKAIINISRQIELSFNQTLLALTDMGTEINSLGEVVRQNRRALDILTAQEGGACAVLGEVCCFYVNETGSIAAHVQNLKDQLQIWHNMGKENPMDIWAWLTSWLPNWGLWAQKIIIIIVCICLLLIITCCCLQCIPTLIQLFMKAFRPRHSLGPKYTSVPLQALMRAS, encoded by the coding sequence ATGTATCTCTTTTGGTGTTTATCATGTTATTTCTTGTGTACATGGTCAATTCAACACCCACACGCTCCACTTTTACAGACTTTAGCTGACATTGCCAACTTAAATGACTGCTGGCTATGCAGTCACATGGCAAGCACAGAAGGGGATATTTTAAATGTAGTGGCCATTCCAGTCACACTTGGCTGGTGGATTACTTATCCACAAACCACAGAacagccccaatatttttcaaattACACTACATATTGGTCTTGGGGAAAACACAGAGAAACAATTCACTTCCAGGGAAGAAGCATTAGTTATAATCGCTATGGATACACTAAAAGGGAAACTCTCAACAGAAATGCCCTTGGCATCCCGGATATTAAGCTTTCAAGCCACGGCTTACATCCTATCTGCATTGAAAATAGAAATGGTACAGGGAAGTTTTTGGGAGTTAGTCCCTACCACAGCTGTACACACATAGTGTCCTTTAACAGCATGGACGGAACATGGTTCTCTCAACACAGAGAGAACGAACTAGAGTGTTTTCATATTCCTCTTGATTTAGGAATACCTACTTCTCTTagagaatttctttttcttaacttcACAGACTCAGAGTGGATCACTGTTTCAAAAGCCCTGAACCTTTATAATTCTTCCATATATCTTACAAAAGGTCTTGGCCTTTGTCAACAGGCAAACCAAATTGATCATGTTTGTGAAGGCTCTAGTTTTAACACGCACACGCCTTGGTTAGACATCTGGGTGACTATTGCATGTGCTTATCCAGAGAAAGTGTCAAAAACATGGAAGCATTTGTTTAGCAATACAGGTAAAGACATTGTGGATTTGTGTAGCCATTATGTCAATTTACCTCGTTCAGGAAACAACTTAATTGTTGCCTTACCTGCAGGCCTTTATTGGGTCTGTGGGAACAGAGCCTATCGTGCATTACCCCCAGGATGGACAGGCAGATGTGCACCAGCCCATTTAGCACCTACCATTTATGTGAAACCTTCACTTAATGCATCACAAGTTCTTAATCTTGGAAGCTTGTTACACAGAACACGAAGACAAGCCAAAATCAATTATGttccaaatcctttagctacacgaAACACAAAGTTCCATCAATGGACAAGAACCATACTACCTAGGTTAGGAGTAAATCAACTAGAAAAAGCTATAATAAATATTTCCAGACAAATCGAACTCTCATTTAACCAGACTCTGTTAGCCTTAACTGATATGGGTACAGAGATAAATTCATTAGGAGAAGTAGTCAGGCAAAATCGTAGAGCTTTAGATATTCTCACAGCTCAAGAGGGAGGAGCTTGTGCAGTTCTAGGTGaggtttgttgtttttatgtCAATGAGACTGGATCTATCGCTGCTCATGTTCAAAATCTTAAAGATCAACTTCAAATATGGCATAACATGGGAAAGGAAAACCCTATGGATATATGGGCATGGCTCACTTCTTGGTTACCCAATTGGGGATTGTGGGCACAGAAGATAATCATAATTATCGTATGTATTTgtcttttattgataatcacatgttgctgcttgcaATGCATTCCAACTTTAATCCAATTGTTTATGAAAGCTTTTAGACCCCGCCACAGTTTGGGACCTAAATACACATCCGTACCCTTACAAGCGTTAATGAGGGCATCCTGa